In a single window of the Paramisgurnus dabryanus chromosome 23, PD_genome_1.1, whole genome shotgun sequence genome:
- the dgkzb gene encoding diacylglycerol kinase zeta isoform X2, with protein sequence MESSDWQTDGEVEELSGSLETLLDDEDPVEADSESSSCSDHSTSAPAVQTHPNSAKSFSGLKIFGRRKAIAKTGVQQNPAQSSSSLPAKSEPQKEICSSVDWTEDAQYGQHVWFETSPTGDFCYVGETYCFAKSLQKSLPRHKCAACKIAVHTDCMDQLEKINFRCKPSFRDPGMRNVREAPNMKHHWVHRRRQDGKCRHCGKGFHQKFSFQNKDIVAISCSWCKQAYHNKVNCFLLSKIEEPCPLGAHAAVIIPPTWIVRVRRHQASLKNSKRKKKTSLKSKTCKKPTEDGKWKHFVVKPIPSQLAKPLLVFVNPKSGGNQGTKIMRSFMWYLNPRQVFDLTQGGPKDGLEMYSKVPNLRILVCGGDGTVGWILSVLDELQLKPQPAVAVLPLGTGNDLARTLNWGGAYTDEPVSKILSHVEEGNIVQLDRWNLSVEPNPEATDEEKDEQQTDKLPIDVFNNYFSLGFDAHVTLEFHESREAKPEKFNSRLRNKMFYAGTAFSDFLMRSSKDLSKHIRVVCDGVDLTSKVQDLKLQCLLFLNIPRYCAGTMPWGNPSEHQDFGPQRHDDGLIEVIGFTMTSLATLQVGGHGERLHQCQEVLLTTFKPIPVQVDGEPCKLAPSIIRITLRNRSNMLQKTKRRISLQQLNDQLPITENLKIQVNRISMCDYEALHYDKEKLKEASIPMGAITVPGSSDLETCRQHIEKLQEEGDGVNTDTPRMPKLSPKWCFLDSTTADRFYRIDRGQEHLNYVTEISQDELYILDPELVTKETVGTSPGMPGVMETGGECFDDADLFAFPACSSEPPPLCRVHQPNAEGQTECESTCMLSDSDPHMQSDTGTDTKQGLCRRGAKIINANRLKTPEVDSVAVQRIEVWNDNNEEIINLLFEAVKSDNFAKLVKIHEEGANLLVQDRFGCTLLHYAVDIGNKEIVKYIIENAPSCILDVMEKATGKTALHKAAALCQRTICGYLVDAGASLMKTDLQGESPKAYAEKAQDFVLAEYLENRQHYQMIQREDHETAV encoded by the exons GAAGATGCCCAGTATGGCCAACACGTGTGGTTTGAGACCAGTCCAACTGGAGACTTCTGTTATGTTGGGGAGACTTACTGCTTTGCAAAGTCGCTG CAAAAGTCTCTTCCTCGACACAAATGTGCAGCTTGTAAAATAGCAGTCCACACCGATTGCATGGATCAACTGGAGAAG ATTAACTTTAGGTGTAAACCATCATTTCGAGATCCAGGGATGAGAAACGTCAGAGAG GCACCAAACATGAAGCATCACTGGGTCCACAGAAGACGACAAGACGGAAAATGTCGACACTGTGGAAAG GGTTTTCATCAGAAATTCTCTTTCCAAAATAAAGATATTGTGGCCATCAGCTGCTCGTGGTGCAAGCAGGCG TACCACAACAAGGTGAACTGCTTCTTGCTGTCGAAAATCGAAGAGCCGTGTCCCCTCGGAGCTCACGCGGCCGTGATCATTCCTCCAACCTGGATCGTCAGAGTCCGCAGACATCAG GCGTCCTTAAAAaacagtaagagaaaaaagaagacatctttaaaaagcaaGACCTGCAAAAAACCCACAGAG GACGGCAAATGGAAACACTTTGTCGTGAAGCCGATCCCTTCCCAGCTCGCCAAACCTCTGCTGGTGTTCGTCAATCCAAAAAGTGGAGGAAACCAG GGAACCAAAATTATGCGCTCTTTCATGTGGTACCTGAACCCTCGGCAGGTGTTTGACCTCACTCAGGGCGGCCCCAAAGATGG GTTAGAAATGTACAGCAAAGTGCCCAATCTGCGTATCCTGGTTTGTGGAGGAGATGGAACG GTCGGCTGGATTCTTTCTGTTCTGGATGAGCTCCAGTTAAAACCTCAGCCTGCAGTGGCCGTGCTGCCTCTCGGGACGGGAAACGACCTGGCCCGAACTCTCAACTGGGGCGGG GCATACACCGATGAGCCGGTGTCCAAGATCCTGTCCCATGTGGAAGAGGGCAACATCGTCCAATTGGACCGATGGAACCTGAGCGTGGAGCCAAACCCGGAGGCCACCGATGAGGAGAAGGATGAACAACAGACAGATAAA CTTCCCATCGACGTCTTTAACAATTACTTCAGCCTTGGGTTCGATGCACACGTGACCCTGGAGTTTCATGAATCGCGAG AGGCCAAACCAGAAAAGTTCAACAGTCGCCTTCGCAATAAGATGTTTTACGCTGGA ACGGCGTTCTCAGACTTTTTAATGAGGAGCTCCAAAGATCTTTCCAAACACATCCGCGTGGTG TGTGATGGCGTTGACCTGACCAGTAAAGTGCAGGATTTGAAACTACAGTGTCTTCTTTTCCTCAATATTCCCAG ATATTGCGCCGGTACCATGCCTTGGGGAAACCCAAGCGAACATCAGGATTTTGGACCTCAGAGACACGACGACGGACTTATCGAGGTCATCGGATTCACAATGACCTCTTTG GCCACCCTGCAGGTTGGAGGTCATGGTGAGAGGCTTCATCAGTGTCAGGAGGTGCTCTTGACCACCTTCAAGCCCATTCCTGTACAGGTGGACGGAGAGCCCTGTAAACTGGCTCCATCCATCATACGTATCACCCTCAGGAACCGGTCCAACATGCTTCAAAAGACCAAGAGAAGAATCTCTCTTCAACAGCTGAACGA TCAGCTGCCCATCACGGAGAACCTTAAGATCCAGGTGAATCGGATCAGCATGTGTGATTATGAAGCTTTGCATTACGATAAGGAGAAGCTCAAGGAGGCCT CTATTCCTATGGGAGCAATTACGGTTCCTGGGAGCAGCGATCTGGAGACGTGTCGGCAACATATCGAAAAGTTACAGGAG GAGGGGGATGGTGTTAATACAGACACACCACGAATGCCAAAACTTTCACCAAAATGGTGCTTCCTGGACT CGACAACTGCGGATCGTTTCTACAGAATAGACCGCGGTCAG GAGCATCTAAACTACGTGACAGAAATCTCCCAGGATGAGCTTTATATCTTGGACCCGGAGCTGGTCACCAAGGAGACGGTGGGCACATCGCCCGGAATGCCGGGGGTGATGGAAACTGGGGGGGAGTGTTTCGACGACGCAGACCTTTTTGCTTTTCCGGCCTGTTCCTCGGAGCCTCCTCCACTGTGCAG GGTTCATCAGCCTAACGCTGAAGGCCAGACCGAATGCGAGTCGACCTGCATGCTGTCAGATAGCGACCCACACATGCAGAGCGACACGGGGACTGACACGAAGCAAGGCCTGTGCAG GAGGGGAGCAAAAATTATTAATGCCAATCGCTTAAAAACACCAGAAGTGGATTCAGTAGCTGTTCAAAG GATAGAGGTTTGGAATGACAATAATGAAG AAATAATAAATTTGCTCTTTGAGGCTGTAAAGTCTGACAACTTTGCCAAG CTGGTCAAGATTCACGAAGAAGGTGCCAATCTTCTGGTTCAGGACCGGTTCGGCTGCACCCTTCTGCATTATGCAGTCGACATCGGCAATAAAGAGATCGTGAAGTACATCATTGAGAACG CTCCTTCTTGTATCCTGGATGTGATGGAAAAAGCAAC AGGAAAAACTGCCCTGCACAAGGCAGCTGCGTTGTGCCAAAGGACCATCTGCGGTTACCTGGTGGATGCAGGTGCGTCCCTCATGAAGACAGACCTACAG GGTGAATCTCCAAAGGCGTACGCCGAGAAAGCTCAGGACTTTGTGCTGGCCGAGTATTTGGAAAACCGGCAGCACTACCAGATGATTCAAAGAGAGGACCACGAGACCGCAGTGTGA
- the dgkzb gene encoding diacylglycerol kinase zeta isoform X1, giving the protein MESSDWQTDGEVEELSGSLETLLDDEDPVEADSESSSCSDHSTSAPAVQTHPNSAKSFSGLKIFGRRKAIAKTGVQQNPAQSSSSLPAKSEPQKEICSSVDWTEDAQYGQHVWFETSPTGDFCYVGETYCFAKSLQKSLPRHKCAACKIAVHTDCMDQLEKINFRCKPSFRDPGMRNVREAPNMKHHWVHRRRQDGKCRHCGKGFHQKFSFQNKDIVAISCSWCKQAYHNKVNCFLLSKIEEPCPLGAHAAVIIPPTWIVRVRRHQASLKNSKRKKKTSLKSKTCKKPTEQDGKWKHFVVKPIPSQLAKPLLVFVNPKSGGNQGTKIMRSFMWYLNPRQVFDLTQGGPKDGLEMYSKVPNLRILVCGGDGTVGWILSVLDELQLKPQPAVAVLPLGTGNDLARTLNWGGAYTDEPVSKILSHVEEGNIVQLDRWNLSVEPNPEATDEEKDEQQTDKLPIDVFNNYFSLGFDAHVTLEFHESREAKPEKFNSRLRNKMFYAGTAFSDFLMRSSKDLSKHIRVVCDGVDLTSKVQDLKLQCLLFLNIPRYCAGTMPWGNPSEHQDFGPQRHDDGLIEVIGFTMTSLATLQVGGHGERLHQCQEVLLTTFKPIPVQVDGEPCKLAPSIIRITLRNRSNMLQKTKRRISLQQLNDQLPITENLKIQVNRISMCDYEALHYDKEKLKEASIPMGAITVPGSSDLETCRQHIEKLQEEGDGVNTDTPRMPKLSPKWCFLDSTTADRFYRIDRGQEHLNYVTEISQDELYILDPELVTKETVGTSPGMPGVMETGGECFDDADLFAFPACSSEPPPLCRVHQPNAEGQTECESTCMLSDSDPHMQSDTGTDTKQGLCRRGAKIINANRLKTPEVDSVAVQRIEVWNDNNEEIINLLFEAVKSDNFAKLVKIHEEGANLLVQDRFGCTLLHYAVDIGNKEIVKYIIENAPSCILDVMEKATGKTALHKAAALCQRTICGYLVDAGASLMKTDLQGESPKAYAEKAQDFVLAEYLENRQHYQMIQREDHETAV; this is encoded by the exons GAAGATGCCCAGTATGGCCAACACGTGTGGTTTGAGACCAGTCCAACTGGAGACTTCTGTTATGTTGGGGAGACTTACTGCTTTGCAAAGTCGCTG CAAAAGTCTCTTCCTCGACACAAATGTGCAGCTTGTAAAATAGCAGTCCACACCGATTGCATGGATCAACTGGAGAAG ATTAACTTTAGGTGTAAACCATCATTTCGAGATCCAGGGATGAGAAACGTCAGAGAG GCACCAAACATGAAGCATCACTGGGTCCACAGAAGACGACAAGACGGAAAATGTCGACACTGTGGAAAG GGTTTTCATCAGAAATTCTCTTTCCAAAATAAAGATATTGTGGCCATCAGCTGCTCGTGGTGCAAGCAGGCG TACCACAACAAGGTGAACTGCTTCTTGCTGTCGAAAATCGAAGAGCCGTGTCCCCTCGGAGCTCACGCGGCCGTGATCATTCCTCCAACCTGGATCGTCAGAGTCCGCAGACATCAG GCGTCCTTAAAAaacagtaagagaaaaaagaagacatctttaaaaagcaaGACCTGCAAAAAACCCACAGAG CAGGACGGCAAATGGAAACACTTTGTCGTGAAGCCGATCCCTTCCCAGCTCGCCAAACCTCTGCTGGTGTTCGTCAATCCAAAAAGTGGAGGAAACCAG GGAACCAAAATTATGCGCTCTTTCATGTGGTACCTGAACCCTCGGCAGGTGTTTGACCTCACTCAGGGCGGCCCCAAAGATGG GTTAGAAATGTACAGCAAAGTGCCCAATCTGCGTATCCTGGTTTGTGGAGGAGATGGAACG GTCGGCTGGATTCTTTCTGTTCTGGATGAGCTCCAGTTAAAACCTCAGCCTGCAGTGGCCGTGCTGCCTCTCGGGACGGGAAACGACCTGGCCCGAACTCTCAACTGGGGCGGG GCATACACCGATGAGCCGGTGTCCAAGATCCTGTCCCATGTGGAAGAGGGCAACATCGTCCAATTGGACCGATGGAACCTGAGCGTGGAGCCAAACCCGGAGGCCACCGATGAGGAGAAGGATGAACAACAGACAGATAAA CTTCCCATCGACGTCTTTAACAATTACTTCAGCCTTGGGTTCGATGCACACGTGACCCTGGAGTTTCATGAATCGCGAG AGGCCAAACCAGAAAAGTTCAACAGTCGCCTTCGCAATAAGATGTTTTACGCTGGA ACGGCGTTCTCAGACTTTTTAATGAGGAGCTCCAAAGATCTTTCCAAACACATCCGCGTGGTG TGTGATGGCGTTGACCTGACCAGTAAAGTGCAGGATTTGAAACTACAGTGTCTTCTTTTCCTCAATATTCCCAG ATATTGCGCCGGTACCATGCCTTGGGGAAACCCAAGCGAACATCAGGATTTTGGACCTCAGAGACACGACGACGGACTTATCGAGGTCATCGGATTCACAATGACCTCTTTG GCCACCCTGCAGGTTGGAGGTCATGGTGAGAGGCTTCATCAGTGTCAGGAGGTGCTCTTGACCACCTTCAAGCCCATTCCTGTACAGGTGGACGGAGAGCCCTGTAAACTGGCTCCATCCATCATACGTATCACCCTCAGGAACCGGTCCAACATGCTTCAAAAGACCAAGAGAAGAATCTCTCTTCAACAGCTGAACGA TCAGCTGCCCATCACGGAGAACCTTAAGATCCAGGTGAATCGGATCAGCATGTGTGATTATGAAGCTTTGCATTACGATAAGGAGAAGCTCAAGGAGGCCT CTATTCCTATGGGAGCAATTACGGTTCCTGGGAGCAGCGATCTGGAGACGTGTCGGCAACATATCGAAAAGTTACAGGAG GAGGGGGATGGTGTTAATACAGACACACCACGAATGCCAAAACTTTCACCAAAATGGTGCTTCCTGGACT CGACAACTGCGGATCGTTTCTACAGAATAGACCGCGGTCAG GAGCATCTAAACTACGTGACAGAAATCTCCCAGGATGAGCTTTATATCTTGGACCCGGAGCTGGTCACCAAGGAGACGGTGGGCACATCGCCCGGAATGCCGGGGGTGATGGAAACTGGGGGGGAGTGTTTCGACGACGCAGACCTTTTTGCTTTTCCGGCCTGTTCCTCGGAGCCTCCTCCACTGTGCAG GGTTCATCAGCCTAACGCTGAAGGCCAGACCGAATGCGAGTCGACCTGCATGCTGTCAGATAGCGACCCACACATGCAGAGCGACACGGGGACTGACACGAAGCAAGGCCTGTGCAG GAGGGGAGCAAAAATTATTAATGCCAATCGCTTAAAAACACCAGAAGTGGATTCAGTAGCTGTTCAAAG GATAGAGGTTTGGAATGACAATAATGAAG AAATAATAAATTTGCTCTTTGAGGCTGTAAAGTCTGACAACTTTGCCAAG CTGGTCAAGATTCACGAAGAAGGTGCCAATCTTCTGGTTCAGGACCGGTTCGGCTGCACCCTTCTGCATTATGCAGTCGACATCGGCAATAAAGAGATCGTGAAGTACATCATTGAGAACG CTCCTTCTTGTATCCTGGATGTGATGGAAAAAGCAAC AGGAAAAACTGCCCTGCACAAGGCAGCTGCGTTGTGCCAAAGGACCATCTGCGGTTACCTGGTGGATGCAGGTGCGTCCCTCATGAAGACAGACCTACAG GGTGAATCTCCAAAGGCGTACGCCGAGAAAGCTCAGGACTTTGTGCTGGCCGAGTATTTGGAAAACCGGCAGCACTACCAGATGATTCAAAGAGAGGACCACGAGACCGCAGTGTGA